One stretch of Helicobacter jaachi DNA includes these proteins:
- a CDS encoding YceD family protein codes for MKIAMKKCTPTPKDVALSIGNVHLQARLFRVDSQMLRLDGNISGELELTCDVSGEDYTQRLDYPLVLYIADGLWSMQSQSKKLDSFEVIEFFDGFVDLHYILESEIESIKSDYHTKD; via the coding sequence TTGAAAATTGCTATGAAAAAATGCACGCCAACGCCTAAAGATGTGGCTTTAAGCATTGGGAATGTGCATTTGCAAGCGAGACTTTTTCGCGTAGATTCTCAAATGCTGCGTTTGGATGGTAATATCTCTGGCGAGCTAGAGCTTACCTGCGATGTGAGCGGCGAGGACTACACGCAGAGGCTAGATTATCCTTTGGTTTTGTATATTGCAGATGGATTGTGGAGTATGCAAAGCCAAAGCAAAAAGCTTGATAGCTTTGAGGTTATTGAGTTTTTTGATGGCTTTGTGGATTTGCATTATATTTTGGAAAGTGAGATTGAATCCATAAAGAGCGATTATCACACCAAAGACTAA
- the ndk gene encoding nucleoside-diphosphate kinase has translation MEQTLSIIKPDAVKKGVIGKIIERFESNHLHIAAAKKIQLSRADAEAFYAIHKERPFFKDLVDFMISGPVVVMVLEGDNAVLKNRELMGATNPKEAAAGTIRADFAQSIDANAVHGSDSLENAKNEIAFFFSTREIC, from the coding sequence ATGGAACAAACACTTTCAATCATTAAGCCCGACGCGGTAAAAAAGGGTGTCATTGGTAAAATCATTGAGCGATTTGAAAGCAATCATTTGCACATTGCTGCGGCGAAAAAAATCCAGCTTTCCCGCGCAGATGCAGAGGCTTTCTATGCTATCCATAAGGAGAGACCATTTTTCAAAGATTTGGTTGATTTTATGATAAGCGGACCGGTGGTTGTTATGGTGCTTGAGGGGGATAATGCGGTGTTAAAAAATCGCGAGCTTATGGGTGCAACAAATCCCAAAGAGGCTGCTGCTGGCACGATACGCGCTGATTTTGCCCAAAGCATTGATGCTAATGCTGTGCATGGAAGCGATAGCCTTGAAAATGCCAAAAATGAAATTGCATTTTTCTTTAGCACAAGGGAGATTTGCTAG
- a CDS encoding DNA ligase, whose protein sequence is MIISAIRVSLALFFLTQGLYGAFFKPLLLSEFNPEIIESKQWLVSQKLDGVRGIWDGEQMYFRSGKVMPLPKDWIAHFPPFALDGEIYSPHLHFSHIISILKNTQKNDFKALQYFVFDVPFAEGNGLLERLKTLETYLDSKPRTSIVILPQEPMKDIQSLYAHLQNVIESGGEGLVLREAEADYESGRSKRALKLKVAQDAECEVKAHTQGKGKYTGQLGALVCEFNGKSFKIGSGFNDAQRANPPPIGSIVTFKYYGLTHNGIPRFPIFWRVKIIE, encoded by the coding sequence ATGATTATAAGCGCCATTAGAGTAAGCCTAGCCCTATTTTTCCTCACACAGGGCTTGTATGGGGCTTTTTTCAAGCCCTTGCTTTTAAGCGAATTTAACCCCGAAATTATAGAATCTAAACAATGGCTTGTGAGCCAAAAGCTCGATGGTGTGCGCGGGATATGGGACGGAGAACAGATGTATTTCCGCAGTGGCAAAGTAATGCCCCTACCCAAAGATTGGATAGCGCATTTTCCGCCTTTTGCGCTTGATGGGGAGATTTATAGCCCGCATTTGCACTTTTCTCACATCATCTCTATCCTAAAAAATACACAGAAAAATGATTTTAAAGCATTGCAATATTTTGTCTTTGATGTGCCTTTTGCAGAGGGTAATGGGCTTTTAGAACGCCTTAAGACATTAGAGACTTATTTAGATTCTAAGCCGCGCACTTCTATTGTGATACTGCCGCAAGAACCTATGAAAGATATACAATCTCTTTATGCTCATTTGCAAAATGTGATTGAATCTGGTGGCGAAGGGCTTGTGCTGCGTGAGGCGGAGGCAGATTATGAATCTGGGCGCAGTAAGAGGGCGCTAAAGCTTAAAGTTGCTCAAGATGCGGAATGTGAGGTCAAAGCCCACACACAAGGCAAAGGCAAATACACAGGGCAGTTAGGTGCGCTAGTGTGTGAGTTTAATGGTAAAAGTTTTAAAATTGGTAGTGGCTTTAATGACGCACAGCGCGCAAATCCACCGCCCATAGGCTCGATTGTCACTTTTAAATATTATGGCTTAACGCATAATGGTATTCCTAGATTCCCTATCTTTTGGCGTGTGAAAATTATCGAATAA
- a CDS encoding mannose-1-phosphate guanylyltransferase/mannose-6-phosphate isomerase: MTISILCGGSGTRLFPLSRELLPKQFAAILPPLNAQTPSHSLFQETLLRNQFLCDTHNAHFQIITNENHYFIAQEQAHQCHITLQDFILESIGKNTAPALTFAALKVASEYELGRSDDDIILALPSDHLIKDSPAYRHAIEEALNLAQKGFLVTFGIKPTSAHTGYGYIKSKNHLVEKFIEKPSLDDAQMYLNEGGYLWNSGMFCMRAQVFLKELKAHSPEVYESCKLTLEASKAQLSEHFIRLDSIMSKNLPEISIDYALMEKSQKVACVEGDFVWSDVGSFESLSLEYPSDEQNNASKNTFIGKDCSNNFIIADKLVAGIGLEDLMIIDESDCLLVAKKGHSQQIKDIVATLKHTHSEITKVHKTAHRPWGSYTVLLESQSYKIKQIIVKPKARLSLQKHYHRNEHWIVVSGSAYVSIGEQKSFLKANQSTYIPMGELHRLENPGVLPLVLIEVQMGEYLGEDDIVRLSDDYKRH; encoded by the coding sequence ATGACTATTTCCATACTTTGTGGCGGCTCTGGAACGAGGCTTTTTCCGCTATCGCGTGAGCTTTTACCCAAGCAGTTTGCCGCTATTTTACCCCCACTAAATGCGCAAACGCCCTCCCATTCGCTCTTTCAAGAAACACTTTTGCGCAATCAATTTTTATGCGATACGCATAATGCGCATTTTCAAATTATTACTAACGAAAATCACTATTTTATCGCACAAGAGCAGGCTCATCAATGCCACATCACTTTGCAAGATTTTATTTTAGAATCTATTGGCAAAAATACCGCGCCAGCCCTTACTTTTGCCGCGCTTAAGGTGGCAAGTGAGTATGAATTAGGGCGCAGCGATGATGATATTATCCTAGCGCTGCCAAGCGACCATCTCATCAAAGATTCGCCTGCGTATCGCCACGCCATAGAGGAGGCATTGAATCTAGCGCAAAAAGGCTTTTTAGTTACCTTTGGCATTAAGCCTACAAGCGCACATACGGGCTATGGCTACATTAAATCTAAAAATCATTTGGTTGAAAAATTTATCGAAAAGCCCTCTTTAGATGATGCGCAAATGTATCTTAATGAGGGCGGATATTTGTGGAATAGCGGTATGTTTTGTATGCGCGCACAAGTATTTTTGAAAGAGTTAAAAGCACACAGCCCTGAAGTGTATGAATCTTGCAAGCTTACTCTTGAGGCAAGTAAGGCGCAATTAAGCGAGCATTTTATTCGCCTAGATTCTATAATGAGTAAAAATCTGCCTGAAATTAGCATTGATTATGCCCTTATGGAGAAAAGTCAAAAGGTGGCTTGCGTGGAGGGGGATTTTGTATGGAGCGATGTGGGGAGCTTTGAATCCCTAAGCCTTGAGTATCCTAGCGATGAGCAAAATAATGCGAGTAAAAATACATTTATTGGCAAAGATTGTAGTAATAATTTTATTATCGCTGATAAGCTAGTAGCGGGCATTGGGCTAGAAGATTTAATGATTATTGATGAGAGTGATTGTCTTTTGGTGGCTAAAAAAGGGCATTCGCAGCAGATTAAAGACATTGTAGCCACACTCAAACACACACATAGCGAGATTACAAAAGTGCATAAAACTGCCCATCGCCCATGGGGAAGTTACACGGTTTTACTAGAATCTCAAAGCTATAAAATTAAACAAATTATTGTTAAGCCCAAAGCCCGACTAAGCCTGCAAAAGCACTATCACCGCAATGAACATTGGATAGTGGTGAGCGGGTCAGCCTATGTGAGCATAGGAGAGCAAAAAAGCTTCCTTAAGGCTAATCAATCCACTTATATCCCTATGGGCGAGCTGCATAGGCTTGAAAATCCCGGCGTGCTTCCGCTTGTGCTTATTGAAGTGCAAATGGGCGAGTATTTGGGCGAAGATGACATTGTGCGCTTGAGTGATGATTATAAGCGCCATTAG
- the serB gene encoding phosphoserine phosphatase SerB codes for MKLAVFDFDSTLMDGETIDILAQAHNVSEQVAEITHKAMNGELDFYESLKHRVALLKGLQVSKAEQIAHNLPLMNGAKACIQALKAHSYKVVCFSGGFHIATDYFQHILGLDANFANTLHHKNGTLTGEVGGEMMFAYSKGQMLQTLQNLLGITRADCVVVGDGANDVSMFAHADVRIAFCAKDVLKKEANIVIDTKDLRQIPQALHLAV; via the coding sequence ATGAAATTAGCGGTTTTTGATTTTGACTCAACGCTTATGGACGGCGAGACCATTGACATACTGGCTCAAGCCCATAATGTGAGCGAGCAGGTCGCAGAGATTACGCACAAAGCGATGAATGGTGAGCTTGATTTTTATGAAAGTTTAAAGCATAGGGTGGCGTTGCTTAAAGGCTTGCAGGTGTCAAAAGCAGAGCAAATCGCTCACAATCTCCCCCTTATGAATGGCGCAAAAGCCTGCATACAAGCCCTAAAAGCGCACTCTTACAAGGTGGTATGCTTTAGCGGAGGCTTTCACATCGCCACAGATTATTTTCAGCACATACTAGGATTAGATGCTAATTTTGCCAATACTTTGCACCATAAAAATGGCACTCTCACAGGCGAAGTGGGCGGGGAGATGATGTTTGCATACTCAAAAGGGCAAATGCTGCAAACTTTACAGAATCTACTAGGCATTACGCGCGCGGATTGCGTTGTGGTAGGCGATGGGGCAAATGATGTGAGTATGTTTGCCCATGCTGATGTGCGTATAGCCTTTTGCGCCAAAGATGTGCTAAAAAAAGAGGCAAATATTGTGATTGATACAAAGGATTTGCGTCAAATCCCACAAGCCCTGCATCTTGCAGTCTAA
- a CDS encoding carbonic anhydrase, with translation MFMTNKFLKFVCAGFIASSAAFAGVDTPDNGGHHEGVHWGYGEENGPKQWGKLGFETCANGKAQSPINIIVKDTKKAKNALSFAYKSDSQNIVNNGHSLQVNFDKQGTITFKKKKYNLVQLHFHTPSENHIDGKEYPLEMHLVHASSDNKFLVVAVFFDEGRANQILQDVVNTAPAQVDSTNDLTNLNVGALLPKSHSYYAFMGSLTTPPCTEGVQFVVLKDSVQASKEQIEALHAILHDDAREPQALNGRVVEFAQ, from the coding sequence ATGTTTATGACAAATAAGTTTTTGAAGTTTGTGTGTGCGGGCTTCATTGCCAGTAGCGCGGCGTTTGCGGGTGTGGATACGCCTGATAATGGCGGGCATCATGAGGGCGTGCATTGGGGCTATGGCGAGGAGAATGGACCTAAGCAGTGGGGTAAGCTAGGCTTTGAGACTTGTGCGAATGGCAAGGCGCAATCGCCCATAAATATCATCGTAAAAGACACAAAAAAGGCTAAAAATGCTTTGAGTTTCGCGTATAAAAGTGATTCTCAAAATATCGTAAATAATGGGCATAGCCTGCAGGTAAATTTTGATAAGCAAGGCACGATTACTTTTAAAAAGAAAAAATACAATCTCGTGCAGCTGCACTTTCACACGCCTAGCGAAAATCACATCGATGGCAAGGAATATCCGCTAGAAATGCACCTCGTGCATGCAAGCAGTGATAATAAATTTCTCGTAGTTGCGGTGTTTTTCGATGAGGGCAGGGCAAATCAAATCCTGCAAGATGTCGTAAATACCGCGCCTGCACAGGTTGATAGCACAAATGATTTGACAAATCTAAATGTGGGTGCGCTGCTGCCTAAAAGCCACTCATACTACGCATTTATGGGCTCGCTGACTACGCCTCCTTGCACGGAGGGTGTGCAGTTTGTGGTGCTAAAAGATTCTGTGCAGGCATCAAAAGAGCAAATTGAGGCGCTGCATGCAATCTTGCATGATGACGCAAGGGAGCCGCAAGCCCTAAATGGCAGAGTGGTGGAATTCGCCCAATAA
- a CDS encoding chemotaxis protein CheW, translating into MSDNKLKEVLEGQQNKATEAVAVEETLHIIGFMVGNEEFAVPILNVKEIIKPIEYTRVPAVPDYVLGVFNLRGTVLPLINMRLKFGLPAIKQDGDTRFLVISQKDEMIGFMIDKLTGAVRIPESDIDPIPESFNENQNLLQGIGKREDRLITILRVENLLKRTF; encoded by the coding sequence ATGAGCGATAATAAATTAAAAGAAGTCCTAGAAGGGCAGCAAAATAAAGCAACTGAAGCAGTAGCCGTAGAGGAGACACTCCACATTATAGGCTTTATGGTGGGTAATGAAGAATTTGCCGTGCCTATCCTCAATGTGAAAGAAATCATTAAGCCTATTGAATATACGCGCGTACCAGCTGTGCCTGATTATGTGCTAGGCGTGTTTAACCTACGCGGCACCGTGCTACCACTTATAAATATGCGCTTAAAGTTTGGCTTACCCGCTATTAAGCAAGATGGCGATACACGATTTTTGGTTATTAGTCAAAAAGATGAGATGATTGGCTTTATGATTGATAAACTCACAGGCGCGGTGCGCATTCCAGAAAGCGACATTGACCCCATTCCAGAATCTTTTAACGAAAATCAAAACCTCTTGCAAGGCATTGGTAAAAGAGAGGATAGGCTAATCACCATCTTGCGAGTAGAGAATCTCCTTAAACGCACTTTTTAA
- a CDS encoding hybrid sensor histidine kinase/response regulator, translated as MDDMQEIMEDFLVEAFEMIEQLDQDLVELENNPEDLDLLNRIFRVAHTIKGSSSFLNFDILTRLTHNMEDVLNKARRGELKITPDVMDVVLHSVDLMKALLNAIRDSGTDANSGIEIDDTVTRLQSISSGGASDSQAPAQEAKAQPAQETPAPQAATPAANSNNPLADEPELDYSHMSSEEVEAEIERLLKKRQEADKQARAAQKAEGNAPAVQAPKAPDTAPKSAAQSATKPAAKKGGDEKAPAASVEQTVRVDVKRLDHLMNLIGELVLGKNRLLKIYGDVEERYDGEKFLEDLNQVVASISSVTTDVQLAVMKTRMQPVGKVFNKFPRMVRDLSRELGKNIDLVITGEETELDKSIVEEIGDPLVHIIRNSCDHGIEKPEERVAAGKPETGTVTLKAYNEGNHIVIEISDDGKGLDAEMLKQKAIEKGVISEREADSMSEKEAFSIIFKPGFSTAAAITNVSGRGVGMDVVKTNIEKLNGIIDIESEKGVGTTQKLKIPLTLAIIQALLVAVQEEYYAIPLSSVIETVRVSQDEIYTVDGKSVLRLRDEVLSIVRLADIFKVDSVLENTNEVYVVVIGLAEQKMGVIVDYLVGQEEVVIKSLGYYLKGTEGIAGATVRGDGKITMIVDVAAMMEMAKEVKVNITKLAEENAVSKTKHSPSDYVVLAIDDSNTDRAIMKKCLKTLGVTVLEASNGLEGLDIVKNGDKQLDAVLVDIEMPKMDGYTFASEVRKYNKFKNLPLIAVTSRNSKTDRMRGVESGMTEYITKPYTPEYLANVVRRNINLTTDGE; from the coding sequence ATGGACGATATGCAAGAGATAATGGAAGACTTCCTCGTAGAAGCCTTTGAAATGATAGAGCAACTAGACCAAGATTTGGTAGAGCTTGAAAATAATCCTGAAGACCTTGACTTACTGAACAGAATCTTTAGAGTAGCCCACACCATTAAGGGTTCAAGCTCGTTTTTGAATTTTGACATTCTCACGCGCCTTACGCATAATATGGAAGATGTGCTAAATAAAGCCAGACGCGGTGAGTTAAAGATTACGCCTGATGTAATGGACGTGGTGCTGCACTCTGTGGATTTGATGAAAGCCCTCCTTAATGCTATACGCGATAGCGGCACTGATGCAAATAGCGGTATTGAGATTGATGATACTGTTACGCGCTTGCAGAGCATTTCTAGCGGTGGTGCGTCAGATTCTCAAGCTCCAGCACAAGAAGCCAAAGCCCAGCCAGCCCAAGAAACTCCAGCTCCGCAAGCTGCCACTCCTGCGGCTAATAGCAATAATCCTCTCGCAGATGAACCAGAGCTTGACTACTCGCATATGAGTTCTGAAGAAGTTGAAGCCGAAATTGAAAGATTGCTCAAAAAGCGTCAAGAAGCTGACAAACAAGCGCGTGCCGCTCAAAAAGCAGAAGGGAATGCCCCCGCAGTGCAAGCTCCAAAAGCTCCAGATACTGCTCCTAAATCTGCCGCACAGAGCGCCACTAAGCCTGCTGCTAAAAAGGGAGGCGATGAGAAAGCACCTGCAGCCAGCGTAGAACAAACTGTGCGCGTTGATGTGAAGCGACTAGACCATTTGATGAATCTCATCGGTGAGCTTGTGCTTGGCAAAAACCGCTTGCTTAAAATTTATGGCGATGTAGAGGAGCGATATGATGGGGAAAAATTCCTAGAGGACCTTAATCAAGTCGTGGCGTCTATCTCATCAGTTACCACAGATGTGCAGCTTGCAGTGATGAAAACGCGTATGCAGCCTGTGGGCAAAGTGTTTAATAAATTCCCGCGTATGGTGCGCGACCTCTCACGCGAGCTTGGCAAAAATATTGACCTTGTCATCACTGGAGAAGAAACAGAGCTTGATAAATCCATTGTAGAAGAGATTGGAGACCCGCTTGTGCATATTATCCGCAACTCTTGCGACCATGGTATTGAAAAACCAGAAGAGCGCGTAGCCGCAGGTAAGCCAGAAACAGGCACAGTTACGCTTAAAGCCTATAACGAGGGCAATCATATCGTTATTGAAATTTCTGATGATGGCAAGGGCTTAGATGCCGAAATGCTTAAGCAAAAAGCCATTGAAAAAGGCGTTATTAGCGAGCGAGAGGCTGATTCAATGAGTGAAAAAGAGGCTTTTTCTATTATCTTTAAGCCTGGATTCTCAACAGCGGCTGCTATCACAAATGTTTCAGGGCGCGGCGTTGGTATGGACGTGGTGAAAACAAATATCGAAAAGCTCAATGGTATCATTGATATAGAATCTGAAAAGGGCGTAGGCACTACTCAAAAGCTTAAAATCCCCCTCACACTTGCTATTATTCAAGCCTTGCTTGTGGCTGTGCAAGAGGAATATTATGCTATCCCACTTTCATCAGTTATTGAAACAGTGCGCGTAAGTCAAGATGAAATTTACACTGTTGATGGCAAGAGCGTGCTAAGGCTGCGCGATGAAGTGCTTTCAATCGTGCGTTTAGCCGATATTTTCAAGGTAGATTCTGTATTAGAAAATACTAATGAAGTCTATGTCGTTGTTATTGGCTTAGCAGAGCAAAAAATGGGTGTGATTGTGGATTACCTTGTAGGGCAAGAAGAAGTGGTTATTAAATCACTTGGCTACTATCTCAAAGGCACTGAAGGCATTGCTGGCGCGACTGTGCGCGGTGATGGTAAAATCACTATGATTGTCGATGTGGCCGCGATGATGGAAATGGCAAAAGAAGTCAAAGTAAATATCACTAAACTTGCCGAAGAAAATGCTGTATCAAAGACAAAACATTCGCCGAGCGATTATGTCGTGCTTGCCATAGATGATAGCAACACCGATAGAGCGATTATGAAAAAATGCCTTAAAACACTTGGTGTTACTGTGCTTGAGGCGTCAAATGGCTTGGAGGGACTTGATATTGTTAAAAATGGTGATAAGCAGCTTGATGCGGTGCTTGTGGATATTGAAATGCCAAAAATGGACGGATACACCTTTGCTTCGGAAGTGAGGAAGTATAATAAATTCAAAAACCTCCCGCTCATCGCCGTTACGAGCCGAAATAGCAAAACAGATAGAATGAGAGGCGTAGAATCAGGTATGACGGAATATATCACAAAGCCCTATACACCCGAATATTTGGCAAATGTGGTAAGGCGTAATATTAATCTCACAACAGATGGAGAATAA